A portion of the Gossypium arboreum isolate Shixiya-1 chromosome 8, ASM2569848v2, whole genome shotgun sequence genome contains these proteins:
- the LOC108452141 gene encoding actin-related protein 2/3 complex subunit 3 translates to MVYHSSFIDEEGITKACGFPLLPLKSHIKGPAPVSDQGKTDIVDEAITFFRANVFFRNFDVKSPADKLLIYLTFYINVALKRLEGCRTLAEGTKAIINLGLENVPVPGESGFPFPGLFVLPQSQKEAELLRSYLKQIREETSGRLLSVAYRPNGTPNKWWLAFAKRKFMNIIIP, encoded by the exons ATG GTTTATCACTCTAGTTTTATTGATGAGGAAGGAATTACTAAAGCTTGTGGCTTCCCTTTACTTCCTTTGAAAAGTCATATAAAGGGTCCTGCTCCTGTTTCAGATCAAG GTAAAACTGATATTGTTGATGAAGCGATCACATTCTTTCGTGCCAATGTGTTCTTTAGAAACTTTGATGTTAAGAGCCCTGCAGATAAGCTCCTTATATATTTGACTTTCTACATAAATGTGGCTTTGAAGAGGCTTGAGGGCTGTAGGACCTTGGCTGAAGGGACCAAGGCAATCATTAACTTGGGCTTGGAAAACGTTCCTGTACCTGGAGAATCTGGTTTTCCTTTTCCGGGGCTTTTTGTGCTCCCACAGTCTCAAAAGGAAGCAG AACTACTCAGGAGTTATCTGAAGCAAATCAGAGAAGAAACGAGTGGGAGATTGTTGAGTGTTGCCTATAGGCCCAATGGAACTCCAAATAAATGGTGGTTAGCTTTtgcgaaaagaaaatttatgaatATAATTATTCCATGA